The following are from one region of the Rhodopirellula sp. P2 genome:
- a CDS encoding exonuclease domain-containing protein yields the protein MDFTAIDFETATRRSDSACQLAAVRVRGGEIVDSASWLIRPRPFVFSPANIQIHGITPGMVRDESEFGELWPDIQSTLGDDCLIAHNASFDLGVLMACLESHDHPVPDMQYSCTRAIARRTWPQQPRFGLKPLSDWLGIRFRHHDALEDSIACAKIALAAAEDSGATSLEELEAKLSLSRGTAGEWGKQGPTTRRASTKRKSSPQRSGLRTPEVVIAGSTVPDSTPSTAAAPRTCGIGGSGVDLQRLMIRADFIRPLEGRKVVFTGVLHKLQREEAELLTSHCGGKCQTNVSRKTDLVVVGELDSRTIQAGRTMSTKEATARQLAAEGASLKIMTELEFLEMIIAM from the coding sequence ATGGATTTCACCGCAATCGATTTTGAAACGGCGACACGTCGCTCCGACAGTGCTTGCCAACTGGCGGCGGTCCGTGTTCGCGGCGGCGAGATCGTTGACTCGGCAAGCTGGCTGATTCGGCCGCGACCGTTTGTGTTTTCACCGGCCAACATTCAGATCCACGGCATCACCCCCGGCATGGTCCGTGACGAATCTGAATTTGGTGAACTGTGGCCAGACATCCAATCCACGCTCGGCGACGATTGCTTGATCGCTCACAACGCCAGCTTTGATCTCGGCGTGTTGATGGCCTGCTTGGAATCGCATGATCATCCCGTTCCGGACATGCAGTACAGTTGCACGCGAGCGATCGCTCGGCGGACTTGGCCGCAGCAACCTCGGTTTGGTTTGAAACCGTTGTCGGATTGGTTGGGCATTCGGTTCCGTCACCACGATGCCCTCGAAGATTCGATCGCCTGCGCCAAAATTGCTTTGGCCGCAGCGGAAGACTCGGGCGCGACCAGCCTCGAAGAATTGGAAGCCAAGCTTTCCCTTTCGCGGGGCACCGCTGGCGAATGGGGCAAGCAAGGCCCGACCACCCGGCGAGCGTCAACGAAGCGCAAGTCCTCGCCACAGCGTTCCGGATTGCGAACACCGGAAGTCGTGATCGCAGGCTCAACCGTCCCCGATTCCACACCGTCGACTGCCGCCGCACCGCGAACCTGTGGGATCGGTGGCAGCGGGGTCGACCTGCAGCGACTGATGATTCGAGCGGATTTCATCCGTCCGCTGGAAGGTCGAAAAGTCGTCTTCACCGGCGTCCTGCACAAACTGCAGCGAGAGGAAGCCGAATTACTGACCTCGCATTGCGGTGGAAAATGCCAAACCAACGTGTCGCGAAAAACGGACCTGGTCGTGGTGGGTGAACTCGATTCGCGAACGATCCAGGCGGGGCGCACGATGAGCACGAAAGAAGCCACCGCTCGCCAATTGGCCGCCGAGGGGGCGTCTCTGAAAATCATGACGGAACTCGAGTTTCTCGAAATGATCATCGCGATGTGA
- a CDS encoding SHD1 domain-containing protein, translating into MTHRLKRPKEILVGTLLLGGLLVGSLLTVSAATAADPARFSNQVGESVTYKINIQIGIGKDAGKYPGSLTYHVKSATPELIQLTVTGDLQGKFSRPSSFFRSSNDSPLPTLESVSCRGALLGITPLGEVEVAQRDEMLGLLLGTIGQLAIAPLPPADAAPVNARAANNGADVAVTWDVSDTTTIARVSSPFGMTPSFASRAGINNKKLSIATEKWKYVAHPAARNRMKIDHQYELSAPESDPPLKMQGEGIAFFNLDDGFYEQMQINRMLFQVEDGVEVKIPVSIALVRETQQERDAKIAAAKEAALKRTRPFTDAERKQWVQALAPGSSAVVAHRAMTELNSRNQRQDPVLAQALLKRAETSDNNMKSFYYSAAARYDESIKQMAEDRRDYSRGVGTVKRTGAPVTTASRLVVGQILAKSRERFSGHEAVEVTEIHDRNEVSVRSVGGHGRVERVNVSLLRYPPDTVPQPVHTRPEPRARRVAPKPRVVMEEPEEFDEMDAIRTWTDKTGKFKIEASFLAVEDEKVRLKSADDKTIEVPLAALSKKDADLAEQFQKESEAPANPFQVVTE; encoded by the coding sequence ATGACTCATCGATTGAAGCGTCCCAAAGAAATCTTGGTCGGCACGCTGCTACTGGGCGGCTTGCTGGTCGGCTCGCTGCTCACCGTTTCTGCGGCCACTGCGGCTGATCCCGCTCGTTTCAGCAATCAGGTTGGCGAGTCGGTCACCTACAAAATCAACATTCAAATTGGCATCGGCAAGGATGCGGGCAAGTACCCCGGCTCGTTGACTTATCACGTCAAATCGGCCACGCCAGAACTGATCCAGCTGACCGTCACAGGCGATCTCCAGGGCAAATTCTCCCGGCCCTCTTCGTTCTTTCGCAGCAGCAACGATTCTCCGTTGCCGACCCTCGAATCGGTTTCTTGCCGCGGGGCCTTGCTGGGCATCACGCCACTCGGTGAAGTCGAGGTGGCCCAGCGAGACGAGATGCTGGGTTTGCTGCTCGGCACGATCGGCCAACTCGCCATCGCACCACTGCCGCCTGCGGACGCGGCTCCCGTCAATGCACGCGCTGCGAACAACGGTGCCGATGTCGCGGTGACCTGGGATGTTTCTGACACGACCACGATCGCGCGCGTTAGCAGCCCCTTTGGGATGACACCTTCGTTCGCCAGCCGGGCTGGAATCAACAACAAAAAGCTCTCGATCGCGACCGAAAAGTGGAAGTATGTCGCTCATCCAGCGGCCCGAAACCGGATGAAGATCGATCATCAATACGAGTTGTCCGCGCCCGAATCCGATCCGCCACTGAAGATGCAAGGTGAGGGCATTGCGTTCTTCAACTTGGACGACGGCTTCTACGAACAAATGCAAATCAATCGGATGCTGTTCCAAGTTGAGGATGGGGTGGAGGTGAAGATCCCCGTGTCGATCGCCTTGGTTCGTGAGACCCAGCAGGAACGCGATGCCAAAATTGCCGCGGCCAAGGAAGCGGCTCTCAAACGCACGCGGCCATTCACCGATGCCGAGCGAAAACAGTGGGTTCAGGCACTCGCCCCGGGTTCTTCCGCCGTGGTGGCTCACCGCGCGATGACGGAACTCAATTCCCGGAATCAACGGCAAGACCCGGTGCTCGCGCAGGCATTGCTGAAGCGAGCCGAAACCTCCGACAACAACATGAAATCCTTCTACTATTCCGCAGCGGCTCGCTATGACGAATCGATCAAGCAAATGGCGGAGGACCGTCGCGATTACAGCCGTGGGGTTGGGACGGTGAAGCGGACCGGCGCCCCAGTCACCACCGCCAGCCGTTTGGTTGTTGGCCAGATCCTCGCCAAATCGCGAGAACGGTTCAGCGGCCACGAGGCGGTGGAAGTCACGGAGATTCATGACCGCAACGAAGTCTCGGTGCGATCCGTCGGTGGGCACGGCCGAGTGGAACGGGTCAATGTCTCACTGTTGCGTTATCCCCCGGACACGGTTCCACAACCGGTCCACACCCGGCCTGAACCACGAGCCCGACGAGTCGCTCCCAAACCCCGGGTGGTGATGGAGGAACCGGAGGAGTTCGACGAAATGGATGCCATCCGAACTTGGACCGACAAAACGGGGAAATTCAAGATCGAGGCCTCGTTTCTGGCGGTGGAAGACGAAAAGGTTCGCCTGAAATCCGCGGACGACAAAACGATCGAAGTCCCGCTGGCGGCACTCTCGAAGAAGGACGCGGACCTGGCGGAACAATTCCAAAAGGAATCCGAAGCTCCCGCCAATCCATTTCAGGTTGTGACGGAATGA
- the carB gene encoding carbamoyl-phosphate synthase large subunit, translating into MPRRDDIKKILLIGSGPIVIGQACEFDYSGTQACKALREEGYEVVLVNSNPATIMTDPATADATYIEPLTWQMVEKVIAKERPDALLPTLGGQTGLNVAMDLDANGVLEKYGVEMIAANAKVIAKAEEREQFKQAMDKIGLDVCNGFTVRTLADARKALAEVGLPAVVRPSFTMGGSGSAIAYNKDDFDSLVQNGLDQSPVTEVLIEESIIGWKEYEMEVMRDRDDNVVIICAIENFDPMGVHTGDSITVAPAQTLSDKEYQRMRDASMAVIREIGVETGGSNIQFAIEPDTGRMIVIEMNPRVSRSSALASKATGFPIAKIAAKLAVGYRLWELPNDITQKTKACFEPTIDYVVTKMPRFAFEKFPEADATLTTQMKSVGETMSIGRTFQESFQKALRGLEVGAFGFGSDPKDLWGTEDQPSRDEIRSKLSIPGSERVFYIRYAFKDGMTAAEIHSLTNIDPWFLDHLQQLIETEDNLRSIGKLDAIDADTMRDAKRRGFSDRQIATITSKTESQVRAKRLELGIRPVYKSVDTCAAEFEAFTPYYYSTYESETEVPAKGDKKRVVILGGGPNRIGQGIEFDYCCCHASFALQEMGIESIMVNSNPETVSTDYDTSDILFFEPLTIEDVLNICDAMQPDGVIVQFGGQTPLNLARGLEQAGVPIIGTSVDTIDAAEDRELFSSLIDELGLRQPPSGIARNMDEARVEAKRIGYPALVRPSFVLGGRAMEICYDNAQFARYVAEAFIVADGQPVLIDRFLEDATEVDVDAISDGNDCVIMGIMEHIEEAGVHSGDSACCIPPFSLTQPVLAEIRDATRKLAARLNVVGLMNIQFAVKLEGNQPTLYILEVNPRASRTVPFVAKATGVAVANIATKVMAGKTLKELGVTEEPIPRHVSIKESVLPFRKFAGVDIVLGPEMRSTGEVMGVSELFSIAFAKSQLAAGTVLPESGKIFLSLSANHKESAESLGKSLIDLGFELLATEGTAVRLEESGVAVTRVKKLSEGHPNLIDYLKNDDVQLILNTPSGKGARTDEGKIRAAGVQHGVPCITTLAAAEAAVRAMVAMRDTPMEVESLQRRYAQNA; encoded by the coding sequence GTGCCGCGTCGCGACGACATCAAGAAGATTCTGCTCATTGGTAGTGGCCCGATCGTGATCGGCCAAGCTTGCGAATTCGATTACTCGGGAACGCAGGCCTGCAAAGCATTGCGTGAAGAGGGTTATGAGGTCGTGCTGGTCAACAGCAACCCAGCGACGATCATGACCGACCCGGCGACCGCTGACGCAACGTACATCGAACCGTTGACCTGGCAGATGGTCGAAAAGGTCATCGCCAAAGAACGCCCCGATGCATTGCTGCCAACCCTCGGCGGCCAAACCGGCCTCAACGTCGCGATGGACTTGGACGCCAACGGTGTGCTGGAAAAATACGGCGTTGAAATGATCGCCGCCAACGCCAAGGTCATTGCCAAAGCGGAAGAACGCGAGCAGTTCAAACAGGCGATGGACAAAATCGGTCTGGACGTCTGCAACGGTTTCACCGTCCGAACGCTTGCCGACGCACGCAAAGCCCTCGCAGAAGTGGGCTTGCCCGCCGTCGTCCGACCTTCGTTCACAATGGGCGGCAGTGGCTCAGCGATTGCCTACAACAAAGACGACTTCGACTCGTTGGTGCAAAACGGGCTGGACCAATCGCCCGTGACGGAAGTCTTGATCGAAGAATCGATCATCGGCTGGAAAGAGTACGAGATGGAAGTCATGCGTGACCGCGACGACAACGTCGTGATCATCTGCGCCATCGAAAACTTTGACCCCATGGGCGTTCACACCGGTGACTCGATCACCGTCGCCCCCGCTCAAACGCTGAGCGACAAAGAATACCAACGGATGCGCGACGCCTCGATGGCAGTCATCCGGGAGATTGGCGTCGAAACTGGCGGCAGCAACATTCAATTTGCGATCGAGCCTGACACGGGCCGAATGATCGTGATTGAAATGAACCCGCGAGTCAGCCGCAGCTCGGCTCTGGCCAGCAAAGCGACTGGCTTCCCGATTGCGAAAATCGCGGCGAAGTTGGCCGTGGGTTATCGCTTGTGGGAATTGCCCAACGACATCACTCAAAAAACCAAAGCCTGCTTCGAACCGACGATCGACTACGTCGTCACCAAGATGCCGCGATTCGCGTTCGAGAAGTTCCCCGAAGCCGACGCGACGCTGACCACGCAGATGAAATCGGTCGGCGAAACCATGTCCATCGGCCGCACGTTCCAGGAATCCTTCCAGAAAGCTCTGCGAGGACTGGAAGTCGGTGCGTTTGGATTCGGCAGCGACCCCAAGGATCTCTGGGGAACCGAAGACCAACCCAGCCGCGACGAAATTCGCTCGAAGCTGTCGATTCCTGGTTCAGAACGCGTTTTCTACATTCGCTACGCGTTCAAAGACGGGATGACCGCGGCTGAGATCCACTCGCTGACCAACATCGACCCGTGGTTCTTGGATCACCTGCAACAATTGATCGAAACCGAAGACAACCTCCGCTCGATTGGCAAGCTGGACGCCATCGATGCGGACACCATGCGAGACGCCAAACGTCGTGGGTTCTCGGATCGTCAAATCGCGACGATCACGTCCAAGACAGAATCACAAGTGCGTGCCAAACGCTTGGAACTGGGCATTCGCCCGGTCTACAAGAGTGTCGATACCTGTGCGGCTGAGTTCGAAGCCTTCACACCGTATTACTACAGCACCTACGAATCCGAAACCGAAGTGCCAGCCAAAGGCGACAAGAAACGAGTCGTGATTTTGGGTGGTGGCCCCAACCGAATTGGCCAGGGCATCGAGTTTGATTACTGCTGCTGCCACGCTTCGTTTGCCCTGCAAGAGATGGGCATCGAATCGATCATGGTCAACAGCAACCCGGAAACCGTTAGCACCGACTACGACACCTCGGACATCCTGTTCTTCGAGCCCTTGACCATCGAAGACGTGCTGAACATCTGCGATGCAATGCAGCCCGACGGCGTGATCGTCCAGTTCGGCGGTCAAACCCCACTCAACTTGGCGCGTGGATTGGAACAAGCCGGTGTGCCGATCATCGGCACCAGTGTCGACACCATCGACGCGGCCGAGGATCGCGAATTGTTCAGCAGCCTGATCGACGAACTCGGCCTGCGGCAACCGCCATCGGGCATCGCTCGCAACATGGACGAAGCGCGCGTGGAAGCCAAACGAATCGGCTATCCCGCCCTCGTCCGCCCCAGCTTCGTGCTCGGCGGCCGCGCGATGGAAATCTGCTACGACAACGCCCAGTTCGCTCGCTACGTTGCCGAAGCTTTCATCGTCGCCGATGGTCAACCGGTGCTGATCGATCGATTCCTCGAAGACGCCACTGAAGTCGACGTCGACGCCATCAGTGACGGCAACGACTGCGTGATCATGGGAATCATGGAACACATCGAAGAAGCCGGTGTTCACTCCGGCGACTCGGCGTGCTGCATCCCACCGTTCAGTCTGACTCAACCGGTGCTGGCCGAAATTCGCGATGCAACTCGCAAGCTGGCTGCTCGCTTGAACGTGGTTGGTCTGATGAACATCCAGTTCGCGGTCAAACTCGAAGGCAACCAGCCAACGCTTTACATCCTGGAAGTGAACCCACGTGCCAGCCGCACCGTGCCGTTCGTTGCCAAGGCGACGGGCGTTGCCGTGGCAAACATCGCGACCAAAGTCATGGCCGGAAAGACGCTGAAAGAACTGGGCGTCACCGAAGAACCCATCCCACGCCATGTCTCGATCAAAGAAAGCGTGTTGCCGTTCCGGAAATTCGCCGGCGTCGACATTGTGCTCGGCCCCGAAATGCGGAGCACGGGCGAAGTCATGGGTGTCAGTGAACTGTTCTCGATCGCGTTTGCGAAAAGCCAACTGGCTGCGGGAACCGTGTTGCCGGAATCCGGCAAGATCTTCTTGTCGCTGTCCGCCAACCACAAAGAATCCGCCGAATCGCTCGGCAAGTCGTTGATCGACTTGGGTTTCGAATTGCTGGCCACCGAAGGCACCGCCGTCCGCTTGGAAGAATCCGGCGTTGCGGTGACCCGCGTCAAGAAGCTGTCCGAGGGTCATCCCAACCTGATCGACTACCTCAAGAACGACGACGTTCAGCTGATTCTGAACACGCCGTCGGGCAAGGGTGCTCGGACAGACGAAGGCAAGATCCGTGCTGCTGGGGTTCAACACGGAGTGCCCTGCATCACGACGCTGGCCGCCGCCGAAGCCGCCGTGCGAGCCATGGTGGCGATGCGTGACACGCCAATGGAAGTCGAATCGCTGCAGCGTCGCTACGCACAGAACGCCTAG
- a CDS encoding sigma-54-dependent transcriptional regulator: MTSDLTAATDSPTEPLDRSKYRLLVVDNEAAHARAMTESLEKVGYVCEVATSGPDAAALIQRETFDIIITDMVMNDVDGMKILALANERLPECEVVMVTGHATVPIAVEAMQLGAFNFLEKPITPSRLRAIVEKAAENVELRRQNTELMQRLDERFGFEGIIYTSKKMQTVIDRLRRIAATDATVLITGESGTGKEMVAQAIHQNSPRKNKRIVALNTRAVSENLVESELFGHVKGSFTDAVSDREGAFEYANGGTLFLDEVGDMPMSTQIKLLRVLEESQITRVGGNKSIKVNVRLISATNRPLEEMIDAGTFRNDLYFRLKVVTIELPPLRERRDDVITLMDHFRKMFLRRHGKSSAHFTPAVTKKFFAYDWPGNIRQLRNFVETMVVLDTDGSLDEDDLPPELIDETPPEGSDATMPALIEGSMSFVGKPLAEIERWAIEETLKMTGNNREEAAKILQIGARTLYRRLDQYKKDEDEATS; the protein is encoded by the coding sequence ATGACTTCCGATCTCACTGCTGCCACTGATTCTCCCACCGAGCCGCTCGATCGTTCCAAGTATCGGTTGCTGGTCGTCGACAACGAGGCCGCTCATGCGCGAGCGATGACGGAGAGCCTGGAGAAAGTCGGCTACGTTTGCGAAGTCGCGACCAGCGGCCCCGACGCTGCCGCTCTGATCCAGCGAGAAACGTTTGACATCATCATCACGGACATGGTGATGAACGACGTTGACGGAATGAAAATCCTCGCTCTGGCCAACGAACGACTGCCCGAATGCGAAGTCGTGATGGTCACCGGACACGCGACCGTGCCGATCGCTGTCGAAGCCATGCAACTGGGCGCGTTCAACTTCCTCGAAAAACCGATCACGCCCAGTCGGCTGCGGGCCATCGTCGAAAAGGCCGCCGAGAACGTCGAATTGCGACGCCAAAACACCGAGTTGATGCAGCGACTCGATGAGCGATTTGGCTTTGAAGGAATCATCTACACCAGCAAGAAGATGCAGACGGTCATCGATCGTCTGCGGCGAATCGCGGCCACTGACGCAACCGTGCTGATCACCGGTGAATCCGGAACCGGCAAAGAGATGGTGGCCCAAGCGATTCACCAGAACAGCCCTCGGAAGAACAAACGGATCGTCGCGCTCAACACCCGAGCCGTTTCCGAAAACCTGGTCGAAAGCGAACTGTTTGGCCACGTCAAAGGATCGTTCACCGACGCGGTCTCTGATCGCGAAGGTGCGTTTGAGTACGCCAATGGCGGAACGCTGTTCCTGGACGAAGTTGGCGACATGCCGATGAGCACCCAGATCAAACTGCTGCGAGTGCTGGAAGAAAGCCAGATCACTCGCGTCGGCGGCAACAAATCCATCAAGGTCAACGTTCGCCTGATCTCGGCCACCAACCGACCGCTCGAAGAGATGATCGATGCAGGAACGTTCCGCAACGACCTCTACTTCCGACTGAAAGTCGTGACGATCGAACTGCCGCCGCTGCGTGAACGTCGCGACGATGTGATCACGCTGATGGACCATTTCCGCAAGATGTTCCTGCGGCGGCACGGGAAGTCCTCTGCCCATTTCACCCCTGCGGTGACCAAGAAGTTCTTCGCTTATGACTGGCCCGGCAACATCCGTCAGCTCCGAAACTTTGTCGAAACCATGGTGGTGCTGGACACCGATGGGTCGCTCGATGAAGACGACTTGCCACCTGAATTGATTGACGAGACTCCACCGGAAGGCAGCGACGCAACAATGCCAGCCTTGATCGAAGGCTCGATGAGTTTCGTTGGGAAGCCGCTTGCCGAGATTGAACGCTGGGCAATCGAAGAAACGCTGAAGATGACCGGCAACAATCGGGAAGAAGCCGCCAAGATCCTTCAGATCGGCGCCCGGACGCTCTACCGCCGTCTCGACCAATACAAAAAAGATGAAGACGAAGCCACGTCATGA
- a CDS encoding DUF1501 domain-containing protein, translated as MNVTQNPALQTLANLSGRRQFLQHTGMGLGAAALGSIVARAQANEASSAKKPAAADSKAGEMAGLHFPAKAKRVIFLFMAGAPSQMDLFDYKPELAKQFKQPLPPSVSNGQRVTAMTRGQEQIIAPSMFEFSRHGENGIHLSELLPHLGTVIDDICLIRSTHTDAINHDPGKTLFCTGSEIPGKASLGSWLSYGLGRMNENLPDFIVLNSAFWSGDKANIQALYSRLWGSGYLPSKHQGVSFQPSGDPVLFLSNPQGVNRESRQKMLELVTDLNHQHMQQSGDPEILTTIAQQEMAFRMQASVPELTDLSQETEDTLAMYGPEVHKSGSFARNCLMARRMVERDVRFVQLFHRGWDHHSHLPKKIRGQAYDVDQPCAALIRDLRQRGMLDDTLVVFAGEFGRTTYCQGKLTHKDYGRDHHPRCFTTWMAGGGVKGGIAHGVTDDFSYNVVENPVHVRDFNATILHQLGIDHERLTFPFLGLDQRLTGVEEAHVIHDILA; from the coding sequence ATGAACGTCACTCAAAACCCTGCCCTTCAAACGCTCGCCAACCTGTCCGGTCGGCGCCAGTTCCTGCAGCACACCGGGATGGGACTGGGAGCCGCCGCACTGGGGTCGATCGTCGCGCGAGCCCAAGCCAATGAAGCCAGTTCGGCGAAGAAGCCGGCGGCAGCGGATTCGAAAGCGGGTGAGATGGCGGGCCTGCATTTTCCCGCCAAAGCCAAGCGGGTGATCTTTCTGTTCATGGCGGGTGCCCCCAGCCAAATGGATTTGTTCGATTACAAACCGGAGCTCGCCAAGCAGTTCAAGCAACCGCTGCCGCCCAGCGTCAGCAACGGGCAACGCGTCACGGCGATGACCCGGGGCCAGGAGCAAATCATCGCACCGTCGATGTTTGAGTTCTCACGACATGGCGAAAACGGGATCCACCTCAGCGAACTGCTGCCGCACCTGGGGACGGTGATCGATGACATCTGCCTGATTCGGTCCACCCACACCGATGCGATCAATCACGACCCCGGCAAAACGCTGTTCTGCACCGGATCCGAGATCCCTGGCAAAGCGAGCTTGGGATCTTGGCTGAGCTACGGCCTCGGCCGGATGAATGAAAACCTGCCCGATTTCATCGTTCTCAACTCCGCGTTTTGGAGCGGTGACAAAGCCAACATCCAAGCTCTCTACAGTCGCTTGTGGGGATCGGGTTACTTGCCATCGAAGCATCAAGGCGTCTCGTTCCAACCCTCCGGTGATCCGGTTTTGTTCCTCTCCAATCCCCAAGGGGTGAACCGGGAAAGTCGGCAAAAAATGCTGGAGCTGGTCACGGACCTCAATCACCAACACATGCAGCAAAGCGGCGACCCCGAAATCCTGACGACGATCGCTCAACAAGAGATGGCCTTTCGGATGCAAGCCTCGGTGCCCGAACTGACGGACCTGAGCCAAGAAACCGAAGACACCTTGGCGATGTATGGTCCCGAAGTTCACAAGAGCGGGTCGTTCGCTCGCAACTGTTTGATGGCCCGCCGAATGGTCGAACGCGACGTGCGATTTGTGCAACTGTTCCACCGCGGATGGGATCACCACTCGCACCTGCCCAAGAAAATTCGCGGCCAAGCCTACGATGTCGATCAACCCTGTGCCGCACTGATTCGCGATCTGCGGCAACGCGGGATGCTCGACGACACACTGGTCGTGTTCGCGGGCGAGTTTGGACGCACCACCTATTGCCAAGGCAAACTGACGCACAAGGATTACGGACGCGATCACCATCCACGTTGCTTCACCACTTGGATGGCCGGCGGCGGTGTCAAAGGCGGCATCGCCCACGGTGTCACCGACGACTTCAGCTACAACGTGGTCGAGAACCCGGTTCATGTGCGAGATTTCAACGCCACCATCCTGCACCAATTGGGAATCGATCACGAACGATTGACGTTCCCGTTCCTTGGACTGGATCAACGTTTGACGGGCGTGGAAGAAGCCCACGTCATCCACGACATTCTGGCTTGA
- a CDS encoding four helix bundle protein: MFVLQPASDLMDQRGEDLEDRLLDFATRVGKLVEALPETRLGRHIAGQLVRSGTSPAPNYAEACAAESKKDFVHKLGIALKELRESRTWVKLILKSEMLSDDRIKPLLDECIQLCNIIGKSVVTAKANLQNTK; encoded by the coding sequence TTGTTTGTTCTCCAGCCGGCGAGCGACCTAATGGATCAGCGTGGTGAAGATTTAGAAGATCGGCTACTGGATTTCGCGACACGCGTCGGGAAATTGGTCGAAGCGTTGCCGGAGACCCGCCTGGGGCGGCACATCGCTGGCCAGCTGGTGCGAAGTGGCACTTCGCCCGCACCAAACTATGCCGAAGCGTGTGCCGCTGAAAGCAAGAAGGACTTTGTTCACAAGCTGGGGATCGCGTTGAAGGAGCTTCGTGAATCGCGAACTTGGGTCAAGCTAATTCTGAAGTCGGAGATGCTTTCCGATGACCGCATCAAGCCGCTTCTCGATGAGTGCATCCAACTGTGCAACATCATTGGGAAATCTGTTGTGACGGCAAAAGCAAATCTACAAAACACGAAGTAG